One window of Methanobacterium alkalithermotolerans genomic DNA carries:
- a CDS encoding alpha/beta fold hydrolase — MKEFNFPVGYHDFHPVKIIDFQLNRWYSWGYTNYEDTLGVSSRIKSLEDWKPEMIHLAERALSENRYMNGAFYYRASEFFTLPDDPDKEYLYDKFIELFNKVFLDDEAIQRFTVPYENTFLPVIRILSQEAENKGTLIIHGGFDSFIEEFYSMGTYFSRSGYDVILFEGPGQGAALKKYGLALNHEWEKPAKAILDYFQLNEVTWLGISMGGWLCFRAAAFEPRIKKVIASSVAFDYMQIPNHLIQAVARFLLKFPKILNYFSNLQMKGDYQERWGVNNLMYITKKNTPYDASQVILKFNEKNLNSESVKQDVLILSGDEDHFIPLKMHYKQVKALKNANSVTERIFTRKEQAQNHCQVGNMGLALEIIHKWIENNPMD; from the coding sequence ATGAAGGAATTTAATTTCCCGGTGGGTTATCATGATTTTCACCCGGTAAAAATAATTGATTTCCAGTTAAATCGGTGGTATTCCTGGGGTTACACCAATTATGAAGATACTTTAGGTGTTTCATCCCGAATTAAAAGCTTAGAAGATTGGAAACCAGAAATGATTCACTTAGCAGAAAGAGCCCTTTCTGAAAATAGATATATGAATGGAGCATTTTATTACCGGGCTAGTGAATTCTTCACTCTACCTGATGATCCTGATAAAGAATATTTGTATGATAAATTTATAGAACTGTTTAATAAGGTGTTTTTAGATGATGAAGCAATTCAAAGATTCACAGTCCCTTATGAAAATACATTTTTACCTGTAATTCGTATTCTCTCTCAAGAAGCAGAAAATAAAGGAACTCTTATAATACATGGTGGTTTTGATTCGTTTATAGAAGAATTTTATTCCATGGGAACCTATTTTTCTCGTTCAGGATATGATGTGATACTTTTTGAAGGCCCAGGGCAGGGTGCGGCACTAAAAAAGTATGGTTTGGCCTTAAATCATGAATGGGAAAAACCTGCTAAAGCCATACTGGACTATTTTCAACTAAATGAGGTAACATGGTTAGGCATATCCATGGGGGGTTGGCTCTGCTTCCGGGCCGCTGCATTTGAACCACGTATAAAAAAGGTTATTGCCTCCAGTGTAGCATTCGATTATATGCAAATTCCAAACCATTTAATACAGGCCGTGGCCCGATTTTTATTAAAATTTCCAAAAATCCTTAATTATTTCTCTAATTTGCAGATGAAAGGAGATTATCAGGAAAGATGGGGAGTTAATAATTTGATGTACATCACCAAGAAAAATACTCCTTATGATGCTTCTCAAGTAATATTGAAGTTTAATGAAAAAAATTTAAATTCAGAATCAGTTAAACAAGATGTTTTAATACTTAGTGGAGATGAAGATCATTTTATACCCTTAAAGATGCATTATAAACAGGTTAAAGCATTGAAAAATGCAAATTCCGTTACAGAACGTATATTTACTAGAAAAGAACAGGCACAGAATCATTGTCAGGTAGGAAATATGGGTCTGGCACTGGAAATAATACATAAATGGATAGAAAATAATCCAATGGATTAA
- a CDS encoding M24 family metallopeptidase, producing the protein MKKVPADELKKRMDGFKHQMDNSHPDWEIAAIFTNINMYYFTGTMQDGVLLIPREEEPALWVRRSYKRALEESLFPHINSMDSFRNIAVTISHFPEEVFLETDNLPLGQYHRFRKHFPVQRFKSLDPVINKLRSLKSKYELDLMKKAGKIQGRVLEEMVPSLLKTGITESQLTASIYQLMIQEGHHGVTRFGMFDTQMVLGQICFGDSSIYPSYLNSPGGNYGSPAVPLFASNRKLKEGEVVFVDVGCGVQGYHTDKTMTYLFKGSLPQSAREDHERCVHIQNKLASLLKPGAIPAEIYQQIMDDLEPAFLENFMGYGDNQVKFLGHGIGLIIDELPVIAPGFLEPLQEGMVLALEPKKAIKDLGMVGIENTFIVTKKGGKCITGDNPGMINIH; encoded by the coding sequence ATGAAAAAAGTTCCTGCAGATGAACTCAAAAAACGAATGGATGGTTTCAAACATCAAATGGATAATTCCCACCCTGACTGGGAAATAGCTGCTATTTTTACCAATATCAACATGTATTATTTTACCGGTACCATGCAGGATGGGGTGCTTCTCATCCCCCGGGAAGAAGAACCTGCCCTCTGGGTGAGAAGAAGCTATAAAAGAGCTTTAGAAGAATCTTTATTTCCCCATATAAATTCCATGGACAGTTTTCGTAACATAGCCGTTACTATATCTCATTTTCCAGAAGAAGTTTTTCTGGAAACCGATAACCTTCCCTTGGGACAATATCACAGATTTCGTAAACATTTTCCTGTTCAGAGATTTAAATCTCTGGATCCGGTTATAAATAAATTGAGGTCCCTGAAAAGCAAATATGAACTGGATTTAATGAAAAAGGCAGGTAAAATTCAGGGGAGGGTCCTGGAAGAGATGGTTCCTTCCTTATTAAAAACAGGAATTACAGAATCCCAGCTTACAGCCAGTATTTACCAGTTGATGATCCAGGAGGGACACCATGGTGTCACCCGTTTTGGTATGTTTGACACCCAGATGGTGCTGGGTCAGATTTGCTTTGGAGATAGTTCCATTTATCCCTCTTATCTAAATAGTCCCGGAGGTAACTACGGATCTCCGGCAGTACCCCTTTTTGCTTCAAATAGAAAACTAAAAGAGGGGGAAGTGGTATTTGTGGATGTAGGATGTGGAGTGCAGGGCTATCATACTGATAAAACCATGACCTACCTGTTTAAAGGTTCCCTACCTCAAAGTGCCCGGGAAGACCATGAAAGGTGTGTGCATATACAAAATAAATTGGCAAGTCTCTTAAAACCAGGGGCCATACCTGCTGAGATTTATCAACAAATTATGGATGATTTAGAGCCAGCATTTTTAGAAAATTTCATGGGCTATGGGGATAACCAGGTGAAGTTTTTAGGGCATGGTATTGGCTTAATCATAGATGAGTTACCAGTTATTGCCCCGGGGTTTCTTGAGCCACTCCAGGAGGGAATGGTCTTAGCCCTGGAACCTAAAAAAGCAATAAAAGATTTAGGGATGGTGGGAATAGAAAATACATTTATTGTAACTAAAAAAGGGGGAAAGTGTATTACAGGTGATAATCCCGGGATGATTAATATTCACTGA
- the msrB gene encoding peptide-methionine (R)-S-oxide reductase MsrB, whose product MTSEEKNKKIPIYSVKKGQIELVEKIIKTDQEWKAILSPEEFDVARKKGTELAFTGKYHDHHGDGIYKCVCCGTDLFDSQTKFDSGTGWPSFWKAVAPENIKTQSDRSLMMVRTEALCARCDAHLGHVFDDGPAPTGLRYCMNSAALKFLPREVI is encoded by the coding sequence ATGACATCTGAAGAAAAAAATAAAAAGATACCCATCTACTCAGTTAAAAAAGGGCAAATAGAACTTGTAGAAAAAATAATAAAAACAGACCAGGAATGGAAAGCTATTTTAAGTCCTGAAGAATTTGATGTAGCTCGAAAAAAAGGAACAGAACTGGCATTTACCGGTAAATATCATGATCATCATGGTGATGGAATTTATAAGTGTGTTTGCTGTGGAACCGACCTGTTTGATTCTCAGACCAAGTTTGATTCCGGTACCGGATGGCCCAGTTTCTGGAAAGCAGTGGCCCCTGAAAATATAAAAACACAGTCTGATCGTAGTTTAATGATGGTTAGAACCGAAGCCTTATGTGCCCGCTGTGATGCTCATCTGGGGCATGTTTTTGATGATGGACCCGCTCCTACTGGGCTGAGGTACTGTATGAATTCGGCGGCCTTAAAATTCCTTCCCCGGGAAGTAATATAA